A stretch of Fundicoccus culcitae DNA encodes these proteins:
- a CDS encoding glycosyltransferase family 4 protein, which translates to MTKHILVYSQYFYPEQFRINDICIELIKLGYKVSVVTGIPNYPQGKFYDGYNWKKNRFEQWNGIDIYRIPIIPRGKKSIGLVLNYASFVLFAHLLRNKLPKNVDLVFTYEVSPMTQALPAIWYAQKHKLKHYLYVMDLWPENILAVTGIKNQLIIKPIDKMVQYIYEKTSVILTSSKSFVKSINQRGISINKLKFWPQYAEDIYQEYSRDNTVVDSPVFTELSIAFAGNIGEAQGLEILPEVAYRLIKENIKVKFVLIGDGRSKANIISLIKKYEVERYFLLIDRQPAELIPYYLAKYDISLISLAPNEIFAKTIPAKVQSSMACGKPLIISADGEVQQLVKEAKCGLYSAAGDVEGLVNNIRKFIEMDIEEIKQMGRNSKDYYIKNFDRTMLMNQLVELIEKGA; encoded by the coding sequence TTGACAAAGCACATCTTAGTTTATTCACAATATTTTTACCCAGAGCAATTTCGAATTAATGATATTTGTATTGAATTGATTAAATTAGGATACAAGGTATCTGTAGTAACTGGTATTCCAAACTACCCGCAAGGAAAATTTTATGATGGATATAATTGGAAAAAAAATAGATTTGAGCAATGGAATGGAATTGATATTTATCGCATTCCAATAATTCCACGTGGGAAGAAATCCATTGGATTAGTTTTAAATTATGCGTCTTTTGTTTTGTTTGCTCACTTATTACGAAATAAGTTGCCAAAAAATGTGGATTTAGTTTTTACATATGAAGTTAGTCCGATGACTCAAGCTTTGCCGGCAATTTGGTATGCTCAAAAGCATAAATTGAAACATTATTTGTATGTCATGGATTTATGGCCAGAAAACATCTTAGCCGTAACAGGTATAAAAAATCAATTGATAATAAAACCAATTGATAAGATGGTTCAATATATTTATGAAAAAACATCGGTAATTTTAACTTCTTCAAAAAGCTTTGTTAAGTCAATTAATCAAAGAGGAATTTCAATAAATAAATTGAAATTTTGGCCACAATATGCTGAAGATATCTATCAAGAATATAGTCGAGATAATACGGTTGTTGATTCACCAGTTTTTACTGAATTATCGATTGCCTTTGCAGGTAATATCGGGGAAGCACAAGGGCTTGAAATTTTACCTGAGGTAGCATATCGATTAATAAAAGAAAATATTAAAGTAAAATTTGTTTTAATAGGTGATGGACGTTCGAAAGCAAACATAATAAGTTTAATTAAAAAATATGAAGTTGAGAGATATTTCTTATTAATTGATCGTCAACCAGCTGAACTAATTCCATACTACCTTGCTAAATATGATATATCCTTAATTTCTTTAGCTCCCAATGAAATTTTTGCTAAAACTATTCCAGCAAAAGTTCAATCGTCGATGGCTTGTGGTAAACCACTAATCATATCGGCAGATGGTGAAGTGCAACAATTAGTTAAAGAAGCAAAATGTGGTTTATATAGTGCTGCAGGAGATGTTGAAGGTTTGGTTAATAATATTCGAAAATTCATTGAAATGGATATTGAAGAAATAAAACAAATGGGAAGAAATTCAAAAGACTATTATATTAAAAATTTTGACAGAACAATGCTAATGAATCAATTGGTTGAGTTGATTGAGAAAGGTGCGTAA
- a CDS encoding polysaccharide biosynthesis protein: MFTNKILLITGGTGSFGNAVLERFLDSEFKEIRIFSRDEKKQDDMRKFYNNPKIKFYIGDVRDINSIRDAVRGVDYIFHAAALKQVPSCEFFPMEAVKTNVIGTDNVLTAAIDAGVKNVVCLSTDKAAYPINAMGTSKAMMEKVIVAKARNVDPEKTKISVTRYGNVMASRGSVIPLFVDQIKNNQPITVTDANMTRFMMTLEEAVDLVLFAFQHAEQGDIMVQKAPAATIDTLIKAINKVFNTNPDINPIGIRHGEKMYESLLTKEEAVRAIDMGNFFRVPSDKRDLNYGKFFDEGQQNAGLLDEYNSDNTEQLTVDQMAEKLLDVKYIQDELKHWGTH, encoded by the coding sequence ATGTTTACTAATAAAATTTTGTTAATCACAGGTGGTACGGGTTCATTTGGTAATGCTGTCTTAGAACGTTTTCTAGATAGTGAATTTAAAGAGATTCGAATTTTTTCTCGTGATGAGAAAAAACAAGATGATATGCGTAAGTTCTATAATAATCCGAAAATCAAATTTTATATTGGCGATGTTAGAGATATAAATAGTATTCGGGATGCTGTACGAGGAGTAGATTATATATTTCATGCTGCAGCATTAAAACAAGTACCTTCCTGTGAGTTTTTTCCAATGGAAGCTGTTAAAACAAATGTCATAGGGACGGATAATGTCTTGACTGCAGCTATTGATGCCGGTGTAAAGAATGTTGTTTGTTTATCTACTGACAAAGCCGCTTATCCTATTAATGCAATGGGGACTTCTAAAGCCATGATGGAAAAAGTTATAGTTGCTAAAGCACGCAATGTAGATCCTGAAAAGACAAAAATTTCAGTAACTCGATATGGGAATGTAATGGCATCACGTGGAAGTGTTATCCCTCTATTCGTTGATCAAATTAAAAATAATCAACCTATAACAGTGACTGATGCCAATATGACTCGTTTCATGATGACTCTAGAAGAAGCAGTGGATTTAGTTTTATTTGCCTTCCAACACGCAGAACAAGGCGATATTATGGTTCAAAAAGCTCCTGCTGCGACAATTGACACATTAATCAAAGCTATTAATAAGGTTTTCAATACGAATCCAGATATTAATCCTATCGGCATTCGTCATGGTGAAAAAATGTATGAATCCTTATTAACTAAAGAAGAAGCAGTTCGTGCCATAGACATGGGGAATTTCTTTAGAGTTCCCTCAGATAAACGCGATTTAAATTATGGGAAATTCTTTGATGAAGGACAACAAAATGCTGGTTTGCTTGATGAATATAATTCTGACAATACTGAGCAATTAACTGTTGATCAAATGGCAGAAAAATTGCTTGATGTTAAATATATTCAAGATGAATTAAAACATTGGGGGACACACTAA
- the wecB gene encoding non-hydrolyzing UDP-N-acetylglucosamine 2-epimerase produces MKKLKVMTVVGTRPEIIRLSSVIQKLEESEAIEHVLVHTGQNYDYELNEVFFEDFGLRKPDYFLNAAGGSPMETIGQILANIDPILIDEAPDSFLVLGDTNSCLCAIAAKRHHIPIFHMEAGNRCFDQRVPEETNRKIVDHVADINLTYSDIAREYLLAEGLPAVQIIKTGSPMFEVLNAKLDDISKANSYSKLGLEKGKYFVVSAHRDENISSERNFLNLVDSLNEIAEVYQLPVIVSTHPRTRKMIDEKGVKFNNLVQLMKPMGFTDYNNLQLNSKAVLSDSGTISEESSILKFKALNLREAHERPEAMEEGAVMMVGLEKERIMQGLAILETQTDETLRLVTDYSMPNVSDKVLRIIVSYTDYINRIVWSK; encoded by the coding sequence ATGAAAAAACTTAAAGTGATGACTGTTGTAGGGACGCGACCTGAAATTATTCGACTATCTTCCGTCATTCAAAAATTAGAAGAGTCTGAGGCTATTGAACATGTTTTAGTCCATACTGGACAAAATTACGACTATGAATTAAATGAAGTTTTCTTTGAAGATTTTGGACTAAGAAAACCAGACTATTTCCTAAATGCGGCAGGCGGATCACCTATGGAAACAATAGGGCAAATATTAGCTAATATCGACCCAATCTTAATTGATGAAGCTCCTGATTCTTTCCTAGTATTAGGTGATACAAATAGCTGTCTATGTGCCATTGCAGCTAAACGTCATCACATCCCAATTTTCCATATGGAAGCTGGTAATCGTTGCTTTGATCAACGTGTGCCAGAAGAAACTAACCGAAAGATTGTGGATCATGTAGCAGATATTAATCTAACCTACTCTGATATCGCACGTGAGTACTTATTAGCTGAAGGTTTGCCAGCAGTCCAAATCATTAAGACGGGTAGTCCGATGTTTGAAGTTTTAAATGCAAAATTAGATGACATTTCTAAAGCTAATAGCTATTCTAAGTTGGGCTTAGAAAAGGGAAAGTACTTTGTAGTTTCAGCTCATAGAGATGAAAATATTAGTTCGGAACGTAATTTCCTAAACTTAGTTGATTCATTGAATGAAATCGCAGAAGTATACCAATTACCAGTTATTGTAAGTACACATCCAAGGACACGTAAAATGATTGATGAAAAAGGAGTTAAGTTTAATAACCTCGTTCAATTGATGAAACCAATGGGATTCACCGACTATAATAACTTACAATTAAACTCAAAAGCAGTATTAAGTGATAGTGGAACAATCAGTGAAGAATCATCAATCTTGAAGTTTAAGGCACTAAACTTACGAGAAGCTCATGAACGTCCAGAAGCAATGGAAGAAGGGGCTGTTATGATGGTTGGACTTGAAAAAGAAAGAATTATGCAAGGGTTAGCAATTCTAGAGACTCAAACTGACGAAACTTTAAGATTAGTTACTGACTATAGTATGCCAAATGTCTCTGATAAAGTGTTGAGAATTATTGTTTCTTATACGGATTATATTAATCGGATTGTTTGGAGTAAATAG
- a CDS encoding glycosyltransferase family protein: MGCEDRILIVSNNVISKTKNNGKTIASIFEEYPKENIRQLYFSSELPEDIRLDSYYQISDKDVLKSLLKTGSSIGKIQRTNVKKLVNTNQEKGKKIPKNNLTRLIREVIWKLNFKKFDSLFEWLDDFQPQKIFFVGGDSLFAYDITKMIKDKYKSKLLTYITDDYILPRKTVNMFWWIRRNLLLRKMKPLIKETSELITISEKMRNEYKNIFNKDSLLLMNKSESLKDNSIQNINNTRLYLIYAGGLHYNRYQVLSKIGEAIASINKKENTKIKLFIYTNEQPTDKIMAKLNIENGSEYSGTLNRNELKIKLNECAIPVHVESFNKKSIEATRLSVSTKISEYMSLEKPILAVGPKEVASMEYLEGIAYCINEENLIEKDLKKLLSDFDLQKKLSLKARNQFDNNDLLLRKNIEYLLNN; the protein is encoded by the coding sequence ATGGGATGCGAAGATAGAATTCTAATAGTTAGTAATAATGTGATTAGTAAAACTAAAAATAATGGAAAAACTATAGCTTCAATTTTTGAAGAATACCCTAAAGAGAATATACGACAATTATACTTTAGTTCAGAGCTTCCAGAAGATATAAGATTAGACAGCTACTATCAAATATCAGATAAAGATGTCCTTAAATCACTTTTGAAAACAGGGTCTTCAATAGGAAAAATTCAGAGAACAAATGTAAAGAAATTGGTCAATACCAATCAAGAAAAAGGTAAAAAAATACCAAAAAATAATCTCACAAGGTTAATAAGAGAAGTAATTTGGAAATTAAATTTTAAGAAATTTGATTCATTATTTGAATGGCTAGATGATTTTCAACCTCAAAAAATATTTTTTGTTGGAGGAGACTCATTATTTGCTTATGATATAACTAAAATGATTAAAGATAAATATAAATCAAAATTATTAACTTATATTACTGATGATTATATCCTACCAAGAAAAACGGTAAATATGTTTTGGTGGATACGTAGAAATTTACTATTAAGAAAAATGAAGCCTTTAATAAAGGAGACATCAGAGTTAATAACTATTTCAGAAAAGATGAGAAACGAATATAAAAATATTTTTAATAAGGATAGTCTGCTTCTGATGAATAAGTCTGAATCTTTAAAAGATAATTCTATACAAAATATTAATAACACTAGACTTTATTTAATTTATGCAGGTGGATTGCATTATAATAGGTATCAAGTATTAAGTAAAATTGGAGAAGCAATTGCCTCTATAAATAAAAAAGAAAATACAAAAATTAAGTTGTTCATTTATACTAATGAACAACCAACTGATAAAATTATGGCAAAATTAAATATTGAAAATGGTAGTGAATATAGTGGAACTCTTAATAGAAATGAACTAAAGATTAAGTTAAATGAATGTGCTATACCAGTCCATGTTGAATCATTTAATAAAAAAAGTATTGAAGCAACTAGATTATCTGTTTCAACCAAGATTTCAGAATATATGTCTTTAGAAAAACCTATCCTAGCTGTTGGACCCAAAGAAGTAGCATCAATGGAGTATTTAGAAGGAATAGCATATTGTATTAATGAAGAAAATCTTATTGAAAAAGATTTAAAAAAGTTATTATCAGATTTCGATCTACAAAAGAAATTATCATTGAAAGCAAGAAATCAATTTGATAATAACGATTTACTTTTAAGAAAAAATATAGAATATTTATTAAATAATTGA
- a CDS encoding YveK family protein: MEEEISILDIFGFLRKYSFTIIVSTLLGAVIMAVIAIFFIQPTYTSRAELLVNQRAQDEQQIAQADINTSIMLINTYRNIILADSTLSIVNEELGGQYSVGTLKNAMEVSQQQNSQTFVITAEMDSPNEAQQVVEKTIEVFGQQVQDAYEVSDPNIFVLSPASYNPNPVSPNISLLTLSGAFFGFIISVGILLINNALDTRIKSPSYVEELGLINLGGITDIPNANSIEFKLTSPTRTNKSRRKV; the protein is encoded by the coding sequence ATGGAAGAAGAAATTTCGATATTAGATATATTTGGGTTTTTAAGAAAGTATAGCTTCACAATAATTGTTTCTACCTTATTAGGTGCTGTAATAATGGCTGTTATTGCTATATTTTTCATTCAACCAACATATACATCAAGAGCAGAATTGTTAGTCAACCAACGTGCACAAGATGAACAACAGATTGCACAAGCCGATATTAATACAAGTATCATGTTAATCAACACCTATAGGAATATAATTTTAGCTGATTCTACATTGAGTATAGTTAATGAAGAGTTAGGAGGTCAGTACTCAGTTGGCACCTTGAAAAATGCAATGGAAGTTAGTCAACAACAAAACTCACAAACATTCGTAATTACTGCTGAGATGGACTCTCCAAACGAAGCACAACAAGTAGTGGAGAAAACTATCGAGGTTTTTGGGCAACAGGTACAAGATGCTTATGAGGTAAGCGATCCGAACATTTTTGTTTTATCGCCAGCATCATATAATCCGAACCCAGTCTCACCTAATATTTCATTGTTAACATTATCCGGTGCTTTTTTTGGATTTATTATTAGTGTTGGAATTTTATTGATAAATAATGCTTTAGATACTCGGATTAAAAGTCCATCCTATGTTGAAGAATTAGGTTTAATTAACTTAGGCGGTATCACTGATATTCCAAATGCAAATTCAATAGAATTTAAGTTGACTTCCCCAACTAGAACAAATAAAAGTCGCAGAAAGGTTTAG
- a CDS encoding CpsD/CapB family tyrosine-protein kinase encodes MFKRKEEYTSSKKRVPLISYVKPQSIQAEEFRTLRTNIEFAQFNKDVKSIAVTSSVPNEGKSTVAANLAHVFGGVDNKNVLLVDGDLRNPTIHRSFGLDNTKGLSSLLFDNTLQFNEIVQKSRELNMYFLTSGPVPPNPSELLSSARMTALMQELSDNFDIVIYDTPPVTLVTDAKILATKADSVLLVVKQNFSRKDVLKRAIQELNNINADILGFVMTNLSNTEKYGYGYKNYREQKDNN; translated from the coding sequence ATGTTTAAGCGAAAAGAAGAATATACTAGTTCAAAAAAACGCGTCCCTTTAATTTCTTATGTAAAACCTCAAAGTATTCAGGCAGAAGAATTCAGAACCTTGCGAACTAATATTGAATTTGCTCAATTTAACAAAGATGTTAAATCTATTGCAGTAACTTCAAGTGTTCCAAATGAAGGAAAGTCGACTGTTGCAGCTAATTTAGCTCATGTATTTGGGGGAGTAGACAATAAGAATGTATTACTAGTAGATGGTGATTTACGAAATCCAACTATTCATCGATCTTTTGGATTGGATAATACTAAAGGCTTATCTTCTTTACTTTTTGATAATACTTTACAATTTAATGAAATTGTTCAAAAGAGCCGTGAGTTGAATATGTATTTTTTGACGAGCGGGCCTGTTCCACCTAATCCATCAGAATTACTGTCATCAGCTCGAATGACAGCTTTAATGCAAGAATTATCTGACAATTTTGATATTGTAATTTATGATACACCGCCAGTTACTTTGGTGACTGATGCAAAAATATTAGCAACGAAGGCAGATAGTGTATTATTAGTTGTCAAACAGAATTTTAGTCGTAAAGATGTATTAAAGAGAGCTATTCAAGAATTAAATAATATTAATGCAGATATACTAGGGTTTGTTATGACTAACCTAAGTAATACTGAAAAATATGGATATGGGTATAAAAACTATAGAGAACAAAAAGATAACAATTAG
- a CDS encoding NAD-dependent epimerase/dehydratase family protein → MKKILITGVNSYVGNAVDRWLKQSNSDKYQIDKISVRSNDWKLLNFSIYDSIVHVAGIAHVSTNPNMEKEYYRVNRDLTIELAKKAKQDSVRQFIFLSSIIIYGSKVELITTDTQPNPDDFYGRSKLEAEESLLKLVDESFKIAIIRPPMIYGKNSKGNYPRLAKLAKWTPIFPNYPNERSMIHIDNLTEFIRLLIDIEDSGIFFPQNIEYVNTSHLVRTIAEVSGKRIWLTKMFNGIIRKLMNVTVINKMFSDLKYVNSLSEYKQSYQVNSFRESIELTEKS, encoded by the coding sequence TTGAAGAAAATCTTAATTACTGGTGTTAACAGTTATGTCGGGAATGCGGTTGATAGATGGCTAAAACAATCTAACAGCGATAAATATCAAATTGACAAAATTAGTGTACGAAGTAATGACTGGAAACTACTTAATTTCTCAATCTATGATTCTATTGTTCATGTTGCTGGAATTGCGCACGTTTCAACAAATCCAAATATGGAAAAAGAGTATTATCGTGTTAATCGCGATTTAACGATTGAATTAGCTAAAAAAGCTAAACAAGATTCTGTTCGGCAATTTATTTTTTTAAGCAGTATTATTATATATGGGTCAAAAGTAGAACTGATAACTACAGATACGCAACCAAATCCAGATGATTTTTATGGTAGAAGTAAACTAGAGGCAGAAGAAAGTTTGTTGAAACTTGTAGATGAATCTTTTAAGATTGCAATTATTCGTCCTCCAATGATATATGGTAAAAACTCAAAAGGGAACTATCCTAGGTTGGCTAAATTAGCTAAATGGACACCTATTTTCCCAAATTATCCTAATGAGCGTAGTATGATTCATATTGACAATTTGACTGAATTTATTCGTTTATTAATCGATATTGAAGATTCAGGTATTTTCTTTCCTCAAAATATAGAATACGTGAATACAAGTCATTTAGTTAGGACTATTGCTGAAGTCTCTGGAAAAAGAATATGGTTGACAAAGATGTTTAATGGTATCATCCGAAAGTTAATGAATGTAACAGTCATTAATAAGATGTTTAGTGATTTGAAATATGTTAATTCTTTAAGTGAATATAAGCAGTCATATCAAGTTAATAGTTTTCGTGAATCGATAGAACTTACAGAAAAAAGTTAG
- a CDS encoding capsular polysaccharide biosynthesis protein CapF has translation MKNILVTGAKGFVGKNLISMLQQNDSYKIYPIDIESTSEELEEAVIQADFVYHLAGVNRPKDPSEFMEGNFGFTSVLLALLEKHQSKAPILITSSIQAELDNPYGQSKKAGEDLIFAYGKKNNVTTYVYRLTNLFGKWSKPNYNTVIATFCHNIARGESITVNDPNVVLQLNYIDDVVEAFIQAMDNEIAKEGDFCVVPTVYSVSLGRIAELIQSFKEQRSNLIVPDMSDPFVKKLYSTYLYFLPEDDFSYPLTTHADQRGSFTEIIKSPEAGQVSVNISKPGITKGNHWHMTKNEKFLVVSGTGVIRFREIHSEEVIEYAVSGDKLEVVDIPVGYTHSIVNTGETDMVTIMWVNEMFDPNQPDTYFLEV, from the coding sequence ATGAAGAATATTTTAGTTACTGGAGCTAAAGGTTTTGTTGGGAAAAATTTGATTAGTATGCTTCAACAAAATGATTCATATAAGATATATCCTATCGATATCGAAAGTACCTCTGAAGAACTAGAAGAAGCAGTCATTCAAGCAGATTTTGTCTATCATTTAGCAGGTGTTAATCGCCCGAAAGACCCATCAGAATTTATGGAAGGTAATTTTGGATTTACAAGTGTGTTATTAGCTTTACTCGAAAAACATCAATCTAAAGCGCCTATTCTAATTACATCTTCAATTCAAGCTGAATTAGATAATCCCTATGGTCAGAGTAAAAAAGCTGGTGAGGATTTAATCTTTGCCTATGGTAAGAAAAACAATGTGACAACTTATGTCTATCGTTTAACTAACCTATTTGGTAAATGGTCAAAACCTAATTACAATACTGTTATTGCAACATTTTGCCATAACATTGCTCGAGGTGAATCAATCACAGTTAATGATCCAAACGTCGTTTTACAGTTAAACTATATTGATGATGTTGTAGAAGCGTTTATTCAAGCTATGGATAATGAGATTGCTAAAGAGGGTGATTTCTGTGTTGTTCCAACTGTTTACTCTGTATCTTTAGGTAGAATTGCAGAACTTATTCAATCATTTAAAGAACAACGGAGTAATTTGATTGTGCCAGATATGTCAGATCCTTTTGTTAAGAAATTATACAGTACTTATCTATATTTCCTTCCTGAAGATGATTTCTCTTATCCCCTTACTACACATGCAGATCAAAGAGGTTCATTCACTGAAATAATCAAATCACCTGAAGCTGGCCAAGTTTCTGTGAATATATCAAAACCTGGAATCACTAAAGGTAATCATTGGCATATGACTAAAAACGAGAAGTTTTTGGTCGTTAGTGGGACTGGCGTTATACGTTTTAGAGAAATTCATTCAGAAGAAGTTATTGAATATGCGGTATCTGGAGATAAATTAGAAGTTGTGGATATTCCAGTTGGATATACGCATTCAATTGTAAATACTGGAGAAACTGATATGGTGACTATTATGTGGGTAAACGAGATGTTCGATCCTAATCAACCAGATACATACTTTTTGGAGGTATAA
- a CDS encoding sugar transferase encodes MYFVIKRILDFIVSLGALIVLFPFFIILSLWILIDSPGPIFFKQKRVGIYKSYFDIYKFRTMRMDTPKDTPTHMLENPEKFITNSGRFLRRTSLDELPQIINIIKGEMSIIGPRPALWNQDDLVAERDKYHANDVLPGLTGWAQINGRDELPIPVKARLDGEYVEKMSLAFDLKCFFGTFRSVLSRDGVVEGKQNKDEVDS; translated from the coding sequence ATGTATTTTGTAATTAAAAGAATTTTAGACTTCATTGTTTCTTTAGGAGCTCTTATTGTTTTATTTCCTTTTTTCATAATTCTTTCTCTTTGGATTTTGATTGATTCACCTGGTCCAATTTTCTTTAAGCAAAAGAGAGTTGGAATCTATAAAAGTTACTTTGATATTTATAAATTTCGAACTATGCGAATGGATACCCCCAAGGATACACCTACACATATGCTTGAAAATCCAGAGAAGTTTATTACAAACTCTGGTAGATTTTTAAGGCGAACGAGTCTAGATGAATTACCACAGATTATTAATATTATTAAAGGTGAGATGTCGATTATTGGTCCACGACCAGCTCTTTGGAATCAAGATGATCTAGTAGCAGAAAGAGATAAATATCATGCAAATGATGTTTTACCCGGCTTAACTGGATGGGCGCAAATTAATGGTCGGGATGAATTGCCGATACCTGTTAAAGCACGATTAGATGGAGAGTACGTTGAAAAGATGAGTCTTGCTTTTGATCTGAAATGTTTCTTCGGTACTTTCCGAAGTGTTTTAAGTCGTGATGGTGTGGTTGAAGGTAAACAGAATAAGGATGAGGTAGATTCTTAG
- a CDS encoding glycoside hydrolase family 95 protein gives MKIYFNQPQTDWEDSLVFGNGSLGGMTKGSLEVETINLNDDRFWSGTKERPTQTYTKAYLPEIRQAILDKAYKKAESLIEQHMLGYYTESYLVLGHLSYIQDIDTQTITDYKHQLDLNQALIKTNFSQKQNKYHRTYFASYPDQAMYLEFRQTHPFHVAKLIFETPFKHKIEVKNQQLHIQVEAPTHVVPSYIQTDTPIVYEGETEKYHYVLELLHIDGDYSIDEAGFQLNNFTTAQFVFRRNEEKAVPSYYQALENHLADYQKLFKRIELNWGPEIDLPIDQRVERLRNGEKDDDLITLYYQFGRYLMIASSRPGSLAANLQGIWNWQIRPPWSSNYTTNINLQMNYWGADLVELSECYEPYIDLVKQLTESGKQTAKELYGINGSVIHHNADKWGNTSPVGRQYGASVGDEGATTWAYWPMAGLWMSADLFRHYEFTQDKDYLKETVFPILRENILFIKDFLVEVDGVYQTIPSTSPENQYFDEDSNRVSISKSTTMDVTLINELIDNYQKTIQLLGIEDVDELKLLKEVLVIKEKLAPIPIDKNGKLLEYQEAYREVEPGHRHFSHLYGIFPSNYLDESYFPAALKAIEARMSAGGGHTGWSNAWLINLYVKLGEYDKAYQQIIQAITETSSKSLLSLHPPFQIDGNFGVMTGIANFMNKQI, from the coding sequence TTGAAAATATACTTTAATCAGCCCCAAACGGATTGGGAAGATAGTTTGGTCTTTGGGAATGGCTCGTTAGGTGGCATGACTAAAGGCTCTCTTGAAGTTGAAACGATTAACTTAAACGATGACCGCTTTTGGTCAGGGACAAAAGAAAGACCAACACAGACCTACACTAAGGCATACTTGCCGGAAATTCGCCAAGCTATTCTGGATAAAGCTTATAAGAAAGCTGAATCCTTAATTGAACAGCATATGCTTGGCTATTACACCGAAAGTTACTTGGTGCTAGGTCATTTGTCATATATACAGGACATTGACACACAGACAATCACAGACTACAAACATCAACTTGATTTAAACCAAGCCTTAATTAAAACCAACTTTAGCCAAAAGCAAAATAAATACCATCGCACTTACTTTGCTTCCTACCCAGATCAAGCCATGTATTTGGAATTTAGACAAACGCATCCATTTCATGTAGCAAAACTAATCTTTGAGACGCCGTTTAAACATAAAATAGAAGTAAAAAATCAACAACTGCATATCCAAGTAGAAGCACCTACCCATGTAGTGCCATCTTATATACAAACAGATACACCAATCGTTTATGAAGGCGAAACCGAGAAGTATCATTATGTACTAGAGTTATTACATATCGATGGTGATTATTCGATAGATGAAGCAGGTTTTCAATTAAATAACTTTACAACGGCGCAGTTTGTATTTAGAAGAAATGAAGAAAAAGCAGTGCCATCCTATTACCAAGCCTTAGAAAATCATCTTGCTGATTATCAAAAATTGTTTAAGCGAATTGAATTAAATTGGGGACCAGAAATAGACCTCCCAATCGATCAAAGAGTAGAAAGGCTTAGGAATGGTGAAAAAGATGATGATTTAATCACCTTATATTACCAATTTGGCAGATACTTAATGATAGCTTCTTCAAGACCAGGCTCATTAGCCGCTAACCTGCAAGGAATTTGGAATTGGCAAATACGACCACCATGGTCAAGTAACTATACAACCAATATTAATCTACAAATGAATTATTGGGGAGCTGACTTGGTAGAGCTCAGTGAATGTTATGAACCATATATTGACTTAGTTAAACAATTGACAGAATCAGGAAAGCAAACCGCAAAAGAACTATATGGCATTAATGGTTCGGTGATTCATCATAATGCTGATAAATGGGGTAATACTTCCCCAGTTGGAAGACAATATGGAGCAAGTGTAGGAGATGAAGGAGCTACGACTTGGGCTTACTGGCCAATGGCTGGGCTTTGGATGTCAGCGGATTTGTTCAGACATTATGAGTTTACGCAAGATAAAGACTATTTGAAAGAAACAGTGTTTCCAATTTTAAGAGAAAACATATTATTCATTAAAGACTTCCTAGTTGAAGTTGATGGTGTATATCAAACAATTCCATCCACCTCGCCTGAAAATCAATACTTTGACGAAGACAGTAATCGTGTGAGTATATCTAAATCGACAACCATGGATGTAACGTTAATCAATGAATTAATAGACAACTATCAAAAAACGATTCAGCTGTTAGGGATTGAAGATGTTGATGAACTGAAATTACTAAAGGAAGTTTTAGTTATTAAGGAAAAGCTAGCTCCAATACCGATAGATAAAAATGGTAAACTACTAGAGTATCAAGAAGCCTATCGAGAAGTAGAGCCAGGGCATCGCCACTTCTCGCACCTCTATGGTATATTTCCAAGTAACTACTTAGATGAAAGTTATTTTCCAGCAGCACTAAAAGCAATTGAAGCTAGAATGTCAGCAGGTGGCGGACATACAGGTTGGTCCAACGCATGGTTAATTAACCTCTATGTCAAATTAGGTGAGTATGATAAAGCCTATCAACAGATTATTCAGGCCATAACGGAGACATCTAGTAAAAGCCTATTAAGCTTACACCCACCTTTTCAAATTGATGGAAATTTTGGTGTGATGACGGGAATTGCAAATTTCATGAATAAACAAATTTAG